In the Callospermophilus lateralis isolate mCalLat2 chromosome 7, mCalLat2.hap1, whole genome shotgun sequence genome, TTGAGTTCAGTATATGGGGTGAACCCTTCCATGAAGGCCTTCTTGGCCCAGGCTGGAAACACCATGCAGATGGCCTTCCATTAGCACCTTCAGGAATCGCCCCAGCTGCAGAACACCTTGCTTAAGGTCATGTCTCTTCTCAACACAACTCACATCCAGGGACAACAGATGCAAAAAGACCTGGCCATCTCAGCTGATTTGGGGACAACTCTGAAGGGCCATTCTAACTTCAGAGCTTCTTGTGAGATAGGCTGTGACTAGCACAGGTCTATATCACAGCTCTACCCTTTCATTTGTTTACTTTGAGACAGCCTTGCTGAATTACCCAGgcgggccttgaacttgagattcccctgcctcagcctcctgaattgctaggATTtcagtgtgtgccactatgcccagctccaAGGTAACTTCTTTTTTAGGGGATActtgagattgaactcagaggcactcaactgagttgcttagcgccttgctattactgagattggctttgaacttgcgatcctcctgcctctgcctcccaaactgCCACTGGGGTTACAAGCGTGTGCCACCGTGCTCAGCCCAAggtaactttcttttttctttaaatacttctattttatttattcatttctatatggtgctgaggatggaacccagtgcctcactcataataggcgagcactctaccgctgagccacaaccccagcccccaacataACCTCTTAATAAATATTCTGCTTGCTAAACTGACTTAGATTCAGCTTCTGGGAGAATACAGCTTGTGGCCAAGGATGTAGGAAAGAACAGACTCCTTCACAATGTGCATTGGATGTATTGATGGTTCCTCCTTCTGCCCACCAGAGGGCAGCAGCTTCTCAGCAACCTGCTCTCCTGAGGCTCACCCCCTTTCCACCACCTGTATTAGACAGGATCACCTCTCTTACTTTGTCTACCCTCCTGTTCAGGGGAAAAACACTCTGAAACTGTCTAGGCCTGTTTTGTCCTGGAATTCCACCACTGCCAGCTCTGAAGGCCAATCAGTCTTCTGACTGGGTCCCTCCCACCTCTTCAGCTGGGCAAGTGCTTACCCCAGTTCTCCCGCCTCTCACATTTACCACCCACAATAGATTTGTTTTCTGTGTGACAAGGTAATTATGAGTTTGGGGCCAGGAGGCCTAGGGGCCAGTCTGAGGATGGTCACTTCCATCTGGCTCTCCCTGCTCTGCTAACattattgatttttagttttatttattattatgatgtgtgtgtgtgtgtgtgtgtgtgtgtgtaagagagagagagagagagagagatctggcCCTGGTGACATGAGATATGGAGGCGAGAGAGCAAGAGCAAAATTATTCTTGTCATAATTTAACTTCTTAAAAACTATCCACccacctggctttttttttttttttgtactggaggttTTGTCCATGTTGTTTGGCAGTGGGAGGAGGGTAttggggctcaaacccagggcctcctgcttgctaagcaagcactgtatcactgaactacacccacagacctttttgttttaccttgagacagggtctcactcaattGCCAAGCAACTTGAACCTgcctctcagcctcctaagtaactGGGACTCTAGATGTGCTATTCCATACTGGCTGGAGTTTACTTATTTTCATTCTGTTCCCAAGTCCCCAAAGTATTCCCAAAGATTCTTCTGGGAATTGGAGCTAGATGTGGCTACTAACAAAAGGTTCTGTACCTGCTCTCCCCCACTCCTCTTCTGGATCGCCTGTAACCATATCTGGCTCCAATTCCCAGAAAACTCTCTGGAGATACTTCATCCAGCAAATCTTTATTGCATTCCCAATACCTATCAATAATTTCTAGATTAAACTCCCAACTTCCTGCTTCTTTCTCTGCCTGCCCTGCCTTCTTGGATCAGTCCTAAGACAGGCCATTTTATGTTGCTATGtgccttttaattttctttctttattatttgtttatatgtgtgtgtgtgtgtgtgtgtgtgtgtgtgtgtgtgtatttatttatttatttccccaTCACTTTCTATAGGTGTGAGAAAAACCTGATCAGGAAGCTCTGGGGAGAGATTGGGATTGGGTGCAGCCAGTTCAAAGAGCAATGCCTGCAGGCCTTCAGGCCTCCCATAATTGACTCCACTTCCTTACAGGAAAGAGGAAGGGCAAGCTTTAGGCAATACATTACAAGTAGGAGGGGTGCTCTGAACTGCAGTGATTGCTGTGGGAATCAGCTGAGCTGGAGGGCGATTTGTGGGGCCACGTTCCCCCAGCCTGTTTTCTCTGTGTGTGCCAAGAGAATGAATAAATCATTGTTCAGGGGCGGGATGCAGCTGCCCAGCTCCTCCCCTCGGCACATGCCCCAACTCCAGCTTCTCCATTGAGGGCTGCTGGAGCAGAGCGGTTTATACACCCAGCTCCCCAAATCCTATTGAGGCCTCCCCCTCTGCACGAGCCACCGGCTTCAAGCCCATTCAGCCTAGTGCTTTGTGCTGGGGGTTAAGTGGTTACATGTGGGGGGCACCCAGAAAGGACCTGTCAGGCCCTGAAAGACTGTGCTGATGCCGTGCCCTCCTACTGATGAATGGGGTGGGTGGAGGAGAAGTGGGCGGCTAAAGGTTGGGGTAGGGGAGAGGGCAAGGGATTATAGAGTCCACAGAGGCAGCTGCTGAGAAGTGGGTAGAAGAGGCACCCCCTTCCCTCATTCCTCCTGCAGTTCAGCTTCTCCATCTAGCTCACTCTGTTGTAGGCTTCTGGGATGTTCAACAGCCTCTGGACCTTGAATTTGATTTTTCTGGTCTCTTGGTGCAAGAGAGATGAAAGAGGCCAGTTAACAAATTGGGTGTACTGCAGAGAAAGAATATACTACCTTTCTTCTAGCAGCTCCAAAATACCCTCCGTTCTCCTTTGTCCCTTGGAGGTTAAGAGGAAAGATCAGAGGACAATTCATTTTCTAGTTTCATCTGGAACAGAGGGTTTCAAACTGCCCCACTGAGCTTTAAAAGCTTCCTTGGGGCTGGAGGTATAGTTTGGTggaagagctcttgcctagcaggtgtgagacccagtgcaaaaataaataaataaaaagaaagaaagaaagaaagaaagaataaagaaaagagagagattccaaagctaaaaaaaaaaaatggcttttaaaactTTATTGGATGTACCTCACCCTCATTTCACAGCTGAGAAAATAGCCATGTTGAGAGCAAAGGAATGGCCATGTTTTACCTATGGTGGTTACACAGTCATTCTGATAGGCTCTTTACCTTTAAGAGGCAGTGgagaaatggataaacaaaacaaCTAGGTCACCAGCTTCCTAGGTGCCACTCTCTTTCTCTCAGCCAATTCTAGGGAGGAATTTTCCTTCTAATCTGTCATAAGAGCTCCAGTATATCAAAGTTCCTCCAGGCTGTGCCTGTATTGGGAGCCCAAGTAACAATGTTCAAaactataatgttattcaacaatTTTCAAGGTGTGTTATCCTTGCTTAGCTCAAAAAGGTTAAGATGATTTGATTTGCCTAAGTTCCCATAGCCAAGTGGGGAAGTTGACAGGTGATGTAAACTCAGGAAGAGAGAAGACAGCAGGTAGCAATGTGGCTTGTATTCTGGGACTAGACTATTCTGATGGGGAAGGTATGGGGACTTTCCCGGTTATTTCCCTCTGCCCTAGGGTGCCTGAGCTTCTTGGACTGGTGCTCAAGACCTTACACAGTTGGGCCAACTAATATCCAGTCTCATCTCCTTCCGTTCTCCCCTACCCTCAAGTTTTAGCTAGGCTGGCCTACTGTTTTCTGAACACACTCAGAATATGTGGTCTCCTatgctttcttctttctcttagtGAACTTCTAGTCATCCCTCAAGGCCTAGCTCAAATGTTACCTTGGTGAAACCTCTCCTTTCCCTCTTTTGTGTTTATTAATTTTGCCTCCTAGCTCTACTGCAGGATCTATCAAGCTGTACAGCCCACTCTCTTGTGTCTGTCTCCCTTTCTAAGTAGGTAGCTCCCCAAGGCCAGGACCCCTTCTGATTCTTCTCTGACTCCGCATCACAGCATCTGGCCCAAGGTAGGCACTGTGTTTGTAACTGTGCTgcatgtgaatgaatgaatgggaaGGGACAAGATCTTTGAGGCTATAACACCCTGATACTACCTATTCCTTCTTCCTGGGTGTACTGACATGGAGAAATTATCTATTAGAAACTCCCATTCATGTCCTATTTCTTGGATCAGAATTTTATCTCCTCTTGTCTTCTTGCCTGACACCCAGACACTGGGGCCTGGGTCTGGCTACTCACTGCTAGCCTCTCCTGGCTCTGATATCTGTCTGTTTGCCAATAATCTTATTCACTGTCCATTGCTGGATCTTCATGATAGCCTGGCCTGCAACAGAGCCCTGTTCAGGATGGTACTGGTCATCTGGTGATTTCTGTGTCCCTGCCAATGTATAGAGAGAGGTGGACACAGCCATAGATACCCCTTCATTTGGCATGATTGATACCCTGGTGTCCAGACTGGAGAAGCCTCTGATGAATGAATAACAGGCATCGCTACATTTGCTTTTCTGTCTCCATGTAGACATAGATACCCCTGCCTTCCTGGGGCTTTTTGTTCTCCAGGTTCTGAGGTCTCTGAAAATTATACAGTAGCCCAGGATCACAGTCTGAGCACTGACTGGTTAATTATACAGTCTTGGAGTATCCAAACAACATTGCCCTTGATAAGTAAAAAGTGGCCACAGTCTGATGCCCTTGGAATTCACTTGATTTATCAGGAATTATGTTATTTGGCAGCAagtaattttataaaacaatggaaCTGATGACCCAGCTATGTCAGGTTGGGGTGCTGCCTTACAGAGTATGATATAGGCTTTAAATCACTTAGATAACATATAAatgtgtgaacacacacacacacacacacacacacacacacactatgtgtatatatttagatGGTGTCttcctatgttgcccaggctggccccaaactcctgggctcaagcaatcctcttgcctcagcatcctgaatagctgggactacCTGCATGTGTAATCATGCTTGTCTTCAATCTATAATTCTTTGTGTTTTATATCAAGAATATATGTGAAGAATTAGAGGTGAGTGAGGCACCTTAGGTGATTACACCTAAGTTCTCCAAGAGTTTGCTTCCTGTCTCTGAGATTCTAGGTTCTACAGGTCAGGAGATTTCAGCATCAAAGAAGGGATGTTTCTAACCAGGGAACAGAAAGGTGATTTCATTGCATTTCAGGCTCATTAGAGCACTAGAGGAGTAGAAGAAAGGGGGAATCACAGGGAGACTGAACTGATAATGGCTGTCAAGGGGAAATGGAGTAGGTACTATTTACGAGGGCTGAGAGATGCATGAGTGGAACCTAGGATTACAACTTTATGCTGTTCTACAGAATTAACAAGCTCATTTTTGGACAGGGCCAGAAGGGACCTGTCAACAACCCGGCTTCTTTTGATTGTCAATGAGAGAAATTGCAGTCAAGTTaggtttggaaaaataagagcctCTTGGGAAGGTATCAAAACTATAAATGGATTGGGACGTTACTAGGACTTCTATCTTTCATTTCTGCTTCTGTGTGTCAGCATCTCCTATAGACTGCCTTCTTTCACATGGTGGGGAATATGACTGCTGCAGCCCTAGGCTTCCATCTTCCCTGCTTCATCTCCCTTTACATTTCATTTCAGAAAGTCTCAGAAGAGAACTCTGGCTCACCTGGAGGGGTTTCTATCCTTGGACTCAGCAGGCCCTTGAATCATGCATGGTTAGAGCAGAAAGAGACAGAGCCTGAAGGTATACCAGTTAGATGGCTCTCTGATGTGGGGAGACTTACATAATCCTAAACACCAAAGCTCAGAATGTTAAGAATGAGGATTTGGGTGAAGTCAAGGGACTTCAGCAGAAAGTAAAAGGGGAAGACTAGGTAGCTCTCAGACCTGGTATAGAAATAGGGCTGAGGACACTACCTGTATTTTCCCAGCTTGGGGAAGGGGAGTGACCTAAGTTTGATTGGATTTTACTtctaacttttcttttttatttccaatttgcattttttttttctttttttagtactggggcttgaacccagtgtatggggcgggggggggggcgctctaccactgatctatatccccaaccctttttaattttgggacagggtctcactaagtagctgaggctggcctggccttgtgatcctcctgcctcagcctccagagttgctgggattataggtgtgtgctactgcCCCTGGCTCCTGTTTGCTTCTAGAATAGAAGTTGTCgtaatcatatttttttctttttcttttattttaatgggggaggggagtttaccagggattgaatttaggggcacttgactgctgagccacaacccaagcccaaagcactgaattgcttagtgcctcactttttgctgaggctggctttgaactcacaatcctcctgtttcagcctccgaatccctgggattacaggagtgtgccaccgcacccagcttttctttctcttttcttttctaatgtaagatttgggggctggggttgtggctcagtgatagagtgcttgcctagcatgtgtgaggcactgagttcgattctcagcaccacatataaataaatgaataaaataaagatccatcaacatctaaaaaaattgaaaaaaaaagatttggtgtgtgtgtgaggggggatgttggggggtgtgtgtgcgtgtgcagtgctggggatgatctagggcctGGTGagcgctaggcaagcacttcatcactgagctacaccccagcccttttagtgTGCCATTTAGTTTCTAGGTTGCAGAATGATGAGTTGTAATCAAGTTGGAACCTAAGGAAGATGCCGCATATCATTAGGGTCAGCAGTTATCTTATCTGATTGCAAACTGGGCCCCCAACCTCTATACTTTCTCTCAAGAAGGAAGGGGGCGGGGAGGAAGCTTCAGTAAGTAGAACTGAGAAGGATCCATTGGAGTTGGGATCCCGGCATCTTCCTTATCCAGGTGGAGGGGCTCTCCCCTGAGGAGCTGCAGGGTGGTGGTAGCCTCGAGCCCTGAGCCACACTGGAttgtctgttttctcttacaaCATAACTTTCATTAAACGAATTTAGTCAAATAAGCACATCATGGATGTATAATTCCAAATTGTGATAAACATGCTGTGAAGGAAAGGAACAAAAGTGCCCTGAGATAGTGTAAAAGGGGCAATGCATCTGATCTAGAGAATTTGTGAAAAAAGACCTGAAATATGAGTACATcgaaagggggagagatttttttttttttttttcagagtggaaagtagaagtttattaaaggacagcagaaaagacttctcccggaggaagaaggggacccaagaggtggaatcccagGGGGAGAGAATTTTAGGCAGAAGATGGGTGTGTTCAAAAGGCACCGAATGTCAAAAAGGAGCGTGAGACCCCACTAGAGGGGACGGCAGACCCAGAAGCTGCAGCCTTTTAGGATTTCCCCTGCAATGGGGAAGGCTTTGAAGGTTTGTAAGAAGGATGGTGATGCATGGTCAGGTTTTCAGCTCGGAAATGTCGCTGTGCCTCCAAGTGAAGCGGCAGACCGATCAGAGGGGCCAGGCGAGTGTATCTGGGAGATAACATCCGACCTGGAAGGCCTGGGTCCAGCATCCGGAGGTGGGGGCGGTGGTTCCTGCGCGGAGAACCGAACTGGCCCACGTgggccgccccgccccgccccgctgcGCAGACGCCGCCAGACTCCGCAGTACCCGCCCCAGGCTGGGAGCGTAGCTTGGTGACCCCCACGTTCACCCGGGCGGCGTGGACGCCGCGGCCCAGGGACCCCCGGCCCACAGTGACGAGTTCCCAGCGAACTGGGTCAGACGGAACCAGCGCCAGCCCCGCGAGAGAAGGCGCCTCTAGGCCGTGAGTCCGGGCCCAGATGGAAGGCTTGGGGCCCAGCCGCGGGAGTGCGGGGCGGGAGTCGCAGCCTCAGCCCAGCTGTCTTCTTTGAGGAGACTACGGAAGCATTGTCACTGTCCTCTGCCTCCTAGGGGAGACTCCATCTCCTGCAGGGAGGCCACCAGTCCCCATTTTACAGCAAACTGGAGATCTTGATCCTGGGATGGCTGGGTTCTCATTTTACCATCTCTGAAAACCCGGGGTCCCTAACCCCACCCGACCCCATCACAGCTTCCTTCGTGGCCCCACCCAAGTTTAGGGAAGAGGGAAGATCTCCAGGCACCCTCCCACAAGCCAGAGGGATGGTGGTAAGCCGGTTTACAAAGGCCTTACACTTTCCCTCAGGAACTTCTACCCACTATTGCATGTGGTGAGGGTCCCTGCCACCTATAGAGGTCCTTCTAGTAACTGTTCCGCTTAATAGTACCTCCAACTTTGTGGGTATGTGTGggtgggtgctgaggattgaactcaggtgctctATCacaaagctacatccctagtcctttttattttttattttttttattttgagacagtatctccctaaattacccaggctgacttcggatttgcgatcctcctgcctcagtcttcctagtcgctgggattacaggcgcgcAAAACCATACCTGGCTCCCTCGCCCTTAATGATCATCGATTCTTCTAATCCTAGCAATGTGTGGTCAGTAGAAACCTTTTGTCAATTCAACCCTCTCATTTGGTGGAAAATGTTTTTTAGGGAAGGAAGAGTAGTGTGGTATACCCTCTCTCCAGGGCCTTGGTGGAGCAAGATGGGCGCAGAGACATAATATAGAAAACATGTACCCAGggcgctggggatatgactcagttggtagagtgcttgccttgcatgcacaaggccctgggttcaatccccagcaccacatacacacacacacacacacacacacacacacaaaagaaagaaagaaagaaagaaagaaagaaagaaagaaagaagagggagagagagagaaagaaagatagcATGTACCAGGACACTGGGAGAAAAGGGGCAAGCTCAAAAGAGAGGTTTATCAGTGAGAAAAGTGGGGGATAGATGCTCTAGGGCAGAAGAGGGAACTAAAGCCAGCTGTTGCAGCCCTGGGCCCACTGCAGTAGCCCCTGTTACCCTTGGTTCCTTCCTAAGTACTAAAATCCCACTGCAGCCCCCTCTCCAATTCACTGGCTCAGAAGTATGTGCTGACACCTGCAAGAGCCAGGCTCTATGTTGACTCCTGGGAATGTGAGGTAGGATACATAAAGAAGGTTCAGATATAGTCAGAGAGCCAGATTATAAACTGCTGTTACAAAATTATTCAAGTAAATAAACAATTCCAGTTGAATAGACAATTACTGACCATAAACCATATGTGCCAGGGATAGGAAATGACGGTGTGTATCCAGAGTAGTAGGAGCCAGAGGAAGACATAATTCACCATTTTGTGTATATTGGGGCAGTGGGGAGAAGATCAGAAAGGCTTCAGAGAGATAGAGATACAAAAGCCTGGTTTTAAAGTACAAAAAGGAATTTActgggaagaaaaggaggagctTAGTGGGGAGGGGCAAGGCAGGATATTGTAGGCCAGAGGACTAGTGTGAGGAAACTAATGGTGTGTTTTGAGATCTCTGGGCAGTTTGGTGTGATGGGAGGAGCAGAGTGATAAGAGGCAAGTATGGATGGGTTCTGATGGGCCAGATCAAACAGGGCCTGGTAGGTCACGTAGAGGGTTAACAGGAGTTTAGGGATGGCACTCATTGCTGTGAGTGCACCACCACACACATGGAATTTACACTTTTTAACTGGaggtaaatcaatgaaaaaactgTGGCAATAATCCAGGTAAGAAATGGTGTGAACCAAGTGGTAGTTAGGAGGAAGAATTGTCACAATTTGGTGACCAATGAGATGGGGCAAGGAAGGAGAATGCGTAGCCCAGGATGCTCCTAATCTTCTAGCTAGAATATCTGAATAGAGAGTGGAGCCATCTAGCTGAGGACACTCACCAGAGGGAAGACTGGTTTGGACATAGAGAATATGAGGAGCCTGTGGTCGATTCAGAATGGATAGCAATTGGATCTAGGCTGAACACAGAATTGAGAGTCACCAACATACAGCAGAGAATGGGGTCATCTGGGGAGAAGTGTGCAGAATGAGAAGAAACTTGCTTCAGAGGACTGAGGAAAACCTTGTGTGGTAGATGGGACAAATGGAGAGAGAGGGGGGAAGAAAACCTTGAAGGGAAGTGTTGCTAGCAGGGTCAAGGGAAGGGACTGAACTGTAGCTAGGTTGCCATGACCTCAGGCCACCCGACCCTGACCTGCTATCGCTCATTCTTCTGATTCCCCTTCACAGACCAGATGTTCGCCATCCAGCCAGGACTAGCCGAAGGAGACCAGTTCTTGGGGGGCCTGTCTCCTGGAGTATGTCAGCCCAAGCTCCAGCCAGACAGCAACTCCAACTTCTTGGAGAGTGCCAGGGATACCAATGAGAATTGGCATGGGATGCCAAGCAAACTGGACCCCATCCTGACAAGGAACGCCTCTGAGCTGCCCTCTGACAACCAGGCCTTCCAGGCTTCTGGACTCCCTGAGGAGGGGATTCGTAGCCCCCCAGAAGGTGCAGAAATTCCTGGTGCTGAGCCTGAAAAGAGAGGTGGTGCCAGCACTATCTGCTCTCCTCTGGAGGACAATGGCTATGCCAGCAGCTCCCTGAGCATTGACAGTCCTAGCAGCAGTCCTGAGCCTGCCTGTGGGACCCCTCGAGGTCCTGGCCCTCCAGATTCCCTTCTGCCCTCCGTGGCCCAGGCTGTGCAGCAGCTGCAGGCTCAGGAGCGCTACAAAGAGCAGGAGAAGGAGAAGCATCATGTGCACTTGGTGATGTACCGTCGCCTGGCACTGCTCCAGTGGATCCGGGGTCTGCAGCACCAGTTGGTTGACCAGCAGGCACGTCTGCAGGAGAGCTTTGACACCATCCTAGACAACCGAAAGGAGCTGATCCGCTGTCTCCAGCAGAGGGCAGCACCATCCAGATCCCAGGACCAGGGCTAAGGGTGTGCCTACATAAGTGTGCAAAAGCATAAGTGTATGTTTGTAGGCATGTATATGGTTGTGCACAAATAAGTACACGATTTTTTGTTGGCATGAATTCAGGTAAGCATGAGTGTATATGTGCTAACATGCAGGCAGGTGTGTATACGCACATGTGAATGAACTTAAGTGCACTGTATGCGCACTTGTGTACATACAAGCTAACTTATATGTATGAGTGAATAAGAGTGAATGCGTATGTATAGCACGTATGTAACAGTAaatttatatatgcatgtatggacGGGTACCCAGGAATGTATATGTGCATGAGGGAGGATGTACATGCAAAAGATATGTATGCATATACATGAGTTTGTGTGTGTAGGCTTGTGCTGTGTATGTGAGTGAATCCTTGTTTGTTCAGGCCTGTGAAGGGGTGCATGTGTGCAGGTGCAGgcatgagaagtgtctgttggagACACGTATTTGCAGACGGATTCATGAGCACATGTGTGCAAATATATATTCAGTTGCACCTGTAGGGCATCTACCCATGTCGTCACCCATGGTCTACCTTGGCTTTTTTTCTCCACTGAGTTCCACTGCTTCCTAGAGAGAATGGGCTAGCTTACTGTCATTTACCTGAGGAGTGTGACTGACCCATTCTCTTGGGGCTTCCCAGGCCACCTTTCTTTTTCCTATTCCCTCACTTAACTCAGACCTTGCTCTGATTAGGCTGTTGTCCCTGGTTTTGGCTTTAATTCTGGCCCATCAAGGCACTTTGGCTGCAGTCTTGTTGGGACAGTTGGTGAAGAATGGATATTGGAGGGAACTAGAGAATTATGGCAGGGGTGAAAGTGAGGACAGAGAATGAGATAGGAGACTGTCCCTCTTGAACTCTGACTTTGACCATATGggaaatgggggtgggggggatgacAGTGGCAGAACTCTGAAGAATAGGAGAATTGGTATTATAAAATACCAGTTTCCAAACAACCATACCTCTCCCCTGGAAAAGGAGCTGTTGAAAACCACATTATTTTAAGCTTCTGATGAAAAGGAATGTGTGCTTATAAGCGTACAAGTAACAGGCAAGGTGTTCCAGGGCCATTAGGGAAAATCTCACTTCCCTCTCTGAGCCTCTACCTTGCCATGCCTTTCTGGTTTAGAGCATTGGATGTATGATTGATTTGGTCCATTTCTCTGAAATCAGTTTGTCAGGAGGAACCAGGGTACACAGGGGACAGTGTCAGCCTCACCTCCAGAAGCTCTTAGGATGTTGGATCATACCCCTTTCTGTCACTATATAACCCTTTAAACAGAGATTGAAAGGCTCCATGGAGCTCCAAATGCTTCATGAGTTGGAGAGCTGCTGAGTCTTGAGAACCAACAACTGAGGTAGCAGAGCTCTCTGCTTTGCTTCTGGGAGCCAAGAGAATGCAACACCATGGTGAGCAGTGGCACAAAGAGGGATCACAGGCAGGCGAGTAGTAGCATGGAAGTCACTATACTGCCTCTGTCCTCAGTCTCCCCATCTGCAAAACATGGGAACTTTTTTAGTCTGTCTCTAAAGAGTTCCATCTCTTATAGGTGGTGAAAGATATAGGGAGTAGGCGTGAGAAGTGGATCCTGGGGACTTTCCTCTCTGTAGAGCTTGCATGTTGAATGTGAACTTGGTCTCTGGACCAACACAGGAAGAATAAATTGAAGCAGAGAATTAAAAATTTCTTTGAGTATGTGTTTCTATTCCACCTGTTGCCTGGtacccttttccacagtctgaggtcATCTTTTGAACAAAGTCCTTGGTTGGAAACCAAGCAGAGAAGTTGGGGAAATACCAAAGAGGAAGAATTCAGACTCCTCTGTCTAGCAATTTTAGGAGCTTCACAGTCTTGATGGAGGAGACTTGGCCTCTCCCCTGAAAACTCCATTTGGGACTGTCCTTGTCCTTTGGACCTGAATGGATTGTGAGAGACACATACCATGTACACACTCACATACTCTGCCTTGGAGTCACCACTGCTGTGGAGTAAAATACTGAGTGAAGATCCTTAGATGGTTCTGAGGCGTATgcagttatattttattttattggtgttgggagttgaacccagagccttgtgcaggctaggcaagtgctctaccactgagctaacctAGTTGTCAGATGTAATTGTAATCCATGCAATTGAATTCAGATATTAGTTGATAACAATTTAGGTTTTATCTTCTACTCTAGAGTAGTTTGCATGACGGTTTATTCTAAAGATttcaagggtttgggatttttaaaatatttcatgtttggacacaatgcctttattttttatttttatgtggtgctgaggatcgaacccagtgccccacacatgctaggtgagtgctctaccactgagccataaccccagccccatggggGTTCAGGATTtaagtcagtggtaaagcattggcCTAGCCTTCACAAGACCTGggattccatccccaggactGTGTGTGTGAGTACTGGGCCCAGTTTCCAAGTCTGATCTCCCCCAAGTCTGGGGTTCGAGCTCCTGATCCTCCTGGGTCCAGTAGTCACTATAGCTGGCCTGGCCTTTCCTCtccaaaatacattattttt is a window encoding:
- the C7H1orf216 gene encoding UPF0500 protein C1orf216 homolog, yielding MCDQMFAIQPGLAEGDQFLGGLSPGVCQPKLQPDSNSNFLESARDTNENWHGMPSKLDPILTRNASELPSDNQAFQASGLPEEGIRSPPEGAEIPGAEPEKRGGASTICSPLEDNGYASSSLSIDSPSSSPEPACGTPRGPGPPDSLLPSVAQAVQQLQAQERYKEQEKEKHHVHLVMYRRLALLQWIRGLQHQLVDQQARLQESFDTILDNRKELIRCLQQRAAPSRSQDQG